A part of Myxococcus landrumus genomic DNA contains:
- a CDS encoding MXAN_5808 family serine peptidase has translation MNHMPRFLRRITAVAVLLGAWALVGSHRAPIPLMMGAAEAGQGQGTWDGSLPTAKGEKAPHDLNSLRVLTKVILYVKENYVDPKRIKPKEMMISSLEYVEKSVPDVLVDGNAETGKLSVNVNGKTREFDIGHVDSLWKMSFALKDVFDFLSKNMRPIEDTRDIEYAAVNGMLSTLDPHSVLLRPELYREMKLSTKGEFGGLGFVIQMREGNLTVVKVLPKTPAHRAGIQKDDRIKKIGEESTVNMDLNEAVSKLRGPVDSRITITVERDGWDKPRVMTLARAMISIESVQHKMLAGNVGYIRLKNFQGNTTRDLEAGLSELRKQADAKGGFKGLVLDLRGNPGGLLEQAIQVSDTFLSNGTIVATVGLSDKLREEKRARPTEGEDAYPIAVLVNAGSASASEIVAGALKNLNRAVIIGRQTFGKGSVQVLYDFPDDSALKLTIAKYLTPGDVSIQEVGIVPDIQLVPTRVTDERVDVFASRRSMGEADLDQHFGNPDSATVAKKREDVLDREKPRESLKYLKVDPKQQEKLATAAKEEPKVAPKTAATEKHGEQKKHGENDPLLDTAGQGEDLDDQLDAESQDEIKEDFEVQFARDYVLRAPANTRQQQLQQGKGFIEQKRREEEARINAAIAALGVDWSPGPTPKSVQLAATLSPSPDAKIAAGDMLEMVVTAENKGTEPLKRVRAWTESDNAFLDRREFLFGALNPGEKKSWKVKVRLPKDLTSRRDDVTVRFFDDHGALPETRVAELNFVELPRPSFAFNWQVIDDCATCNSDGVVQRGESVAVMLDVTNVGTGVALDSFTQIKNGGDANIFIEKGRFKLGELKPGETKTARFQVEVKKGYKGDTFPLKLAIIDEPLEEFVMEKMELPVTDAAVGTLDPKKGQVRLTEKTELLGSPVADGRPVARVTAASAVLPVEAANKGFYRVEMEKGRFAFVRAQDAREVKSGKAAAPKLAWTTTRRPPDIRLEVDPSAGGLVANGEKFTLSGVVTDPNGLLDVYVLVNDQKVYFKGVDPKGGEPNTLKFSTEFALKEGNNNVLVVARESTDFASRRTLVIRRRPAEVAQKVANPTVPSGVKPQAQ, from the coding sequence ATGAATCACATGCCGCGTTTTCTCCGCCGCATCACCGCTGTTGCCGTGCTCCTCGGTGCCTGGGCACTCGTGGGCAGCCACCGCGCACCGATTCCGCTGATGATGGGCGCGGCCGAGGCCGGGCAGGGACAGGGGACCTGGGACGGCAGCCTGCCCACCGCCAAGGGGGAGAAGGCTCCTCACGACCTCAACAGCCTTCGCGTGCTGACCAAGGTCATCCTCTACGTGAAAGAGAACTACGTCGACCCCAAGCGCATCAAGCCGAAGGAGATGATGATCTCCTCGCTGGAGTACGTGGAGAAGAGCGTCCCGGACGTCCTGGTCGACGGCAACGCGGAGACGGGCAAGCTGTCCGTCAACGTCAACGGCAAGACGCGTGAGTTCGACATCGGGCATGTCGACTCGCTGTGGAAGATGTCCTTCGCGCTCAAGGACGTGTTCGACTTCCTGTCGAAGAACATGCGTCCCATCGAGGACACGCGCGACATCGAGTACGCGGCGGTCAACGGCATGCTGTCCACGCTGGACCCGCACTCGGTGCTGCTGCGGCCGGAGCTGTACCGGGAGATGAAGCTGTCCACCAAGGGCGAGTTCGGTGGCCTGGGCTTCGTCATCCAGATGCGCGAGGGCAACCTCACCGTCGTCAAGGTGCTGCCCAAGACGCCCGCGCACCGCGCCGGCATCCAGAAGGATGACCGCATCAAGAAGATTGGCGAGGAGTCCACCGTCAACATGGACCTCAACGAGGCCGTGTCCAAGCTGCGCGGCCCGGTGGACAGCCGCATCACGATTACGGTGGAGCGCGATGGCTGGGACAAGCCGCGCGTGATGACGCTGGCGCGCGCGATGATTTCCATCGAGAGCGTGCAGCACAAGATGCTCGCCGGAAACGTGGGCTACATCCGCCTGAAGAACTTCCAGGGCAACACCACGCGGGACTTGGAGGCGGGGCTGAGCGAGCTGCGCAAGCAGGCCGACGCCAAGGGCGGCTTCAAGGGCCTGGTGTTGGACTTGCGCGGCAACCCGGGCGGTCTGCTCGAGCAGGCCATCCAGGTGTCCGACACGTTCCTGTCCAACGGCACCATCGTCGCGACGGTGGGCCTGTCGGACAAGCTGCGGGAGGAGAAGCGCGCGCGCCCCACGGAGGGCGAGGACGCGTACCCCATCGCGGTGCTGGTCAACGCGGGCAGCGCCTCCGCGTCGGAAATCGTGGCGGGCGCGCTGAAGAACCTCAACCGCGCGGTCATCATCGGCCGCCAGACGTTCGGCAAGGGCAGCGTGCAGGTGCTTTACGACTTCCCGGATGACAGCGCGCTGAAGCTGACCATCGCCAAGTACCTCACGCCGGGCGACGTCTCCATCCAGGAGGTCGGCATCGTCCCGGACATCCAGCTGGTGCCCACGCGTGTCACCGACGAGCGCGTGGACGTGTTCGCGTCGCGCCGCTCCATGGGTGAGGCGGACCTGGACCAGCACTTTGGCAACCCGGACTCGGCGACGGTGGCGAAGAAGCGTGAGGACGTGCTGGACCGCGAGAAGCCGCGCGAGAGCCTCAAGTACCTGAAGGTCGACCCCAAGCAGCAGGAGAAGCTGGCCACCGCCGCCAAGGAGGAGCCGAAGGTGGCTCCGAAGACGGCGGCCACGGAGAAGCACGGCGAGCAGAAGAAGCACGGGGAGAACGACCCGCTGCTCGACACGGCGGGCCAGGGCGAGGACCTGGACGACCAGCTCGACGCGGAGTCGCAGGACGAAATCAAGGAGGACTTCGAGGTTCAGTTCGCGCGCGACTACGTGCTGCGCGCGCCGGCCAACACCCGTCAGCAGCAGTTGCAGCAGGGCAAGGGCTTCATCGAGCAGAAGCGTCGCGAGGAAGAGGCGCGCATCAACGCCGCCATCGCCGCGCTGGGTGTGGACTGGAGCCCGGGCCCGACGCCCAAGAGCGTGCAGTTGGCCGCCACGCTGTCGCCTTCGCCGGACGCGAAGATCGCCGCTGGCGACATGCTGGAGATGGTGGTGACGGCGGAGAACAAGGGCACCGAGCCGCTCAAGCGCGTGCGCGCGTGGACGGAGAGCGACAACGCCTTCCTCGACCGCCGCGAGTTCCTCTTCGGCGCGCTGAACCCGGGTGAGAAGAAGTCGTGGAAGGTGAAGGTGCGGCTGCCCAAGGACCTCACCAGCCGCCGTGACGACGTGACGGTGCGCTTCTTCGACGACCACGGCGCGCTGCCGGAGACGCGGGTGGCGGAGCTGAACTTCGTGGAGCTGCCGCGCCCGTCCTTCGCGTTCAACTGGCAGGTCATCGACGACTGCGCCACGTGCAACAGCGACGGCGTGGTGCAGCGGGGCGAGTCCGTGGCGGTGATGCTCGACGTGACGAACGTGGGCACCGGCGTCGCGCTGGACTCGTTCACCCAAATCAAGAATGGCGGCGACGCGAACATCTTCATCGAGAAGGGCCGCTTCAAGCTGGGCGAGCTCAAGCCGGGCGAGACGAAGACGGCGCGGTTCCAGGTGGAGGTGAAGAAGGGCTACAAGGGCGACACCTTCCCGCTGAAGCTGGCCATCATCGACGAGCCGCTGGAGGAGTTCGTCATGGAGAAGATGGAGCTGCCGGTGACGGACGCCGCGGTGGGCACGCTGGACCCGAAGAAGGGCCAGGTCCGACTGACGGAGAAGACGGAGCTGCTGGGCTCGCCCGTGGCGGATGGGCGTCCGGTGGCTCGGGTGACCGCGGCCTCCGCGGTGCTGCCGGTGGAAGCGGCGAACAAGGGCTTCTACCGCGTGGAGATGGAGAAGGGCCGCTTCGCCTTCGTGCGCGCGCAGGATGCGCGTGAGGTGAAGTCGGGCAAGGCCGCCGCGCCGAAGCTGGCGTGGACGACCACCCGGCGTCCTCCGGACATCCGGCTGGAGGTGGACCCGTCCGCGGGGGGCCTGGTCGCCAACGGGGAAAAGTTCACCCTGTCCGGCGTGGTGACGGACCCCAACGGCCTGCTGGACGTCTACGTGCTGGTGAATGACCAGAAGGTCTACTTCAAGGGCGTGGACCCCAAGGGCGGCGAGCCCAACACGTTGAAGTTCTCCACCGAGTTCGCGCTGAAGGAGGGCAACAACAACGTGCTGGTGGTGGCTCGCGAGAGCACCGACTTCGCCAGCCGCCGCACGCTGGTCATCCGCCGCCGCCCGGCGGAGGTGGCGCAGAAGGTCGCCAACCCCACCGTCCCCAGCGGGGTGAAGCCGCAGGCGCAATAA
- a CDS encoding EI24 domain-containing protein has translation MSPSSPVPTLSPQARLSDFFQGLGLLGRAFSLILRSRRLFALSALCAAVTAVALVGLAWLLWNHAPRLMGSLWTLPDSWYGRGAWYTLLVLTSLVLWVVGANIVPPLLLAPLQDPISEVTESLCGGDEGPPFSLAGFMRGIITGVAHTLARLFFLVAGLTLLMPLHLIPGVGSVLWTVLGGLWTMTWMAGEFLAAPMTRHLYPFAEVRRMLRERRALCLGLGAGVYVLLWLPVLNTFFLPVAIVAGTLLYRGMRQAGVLPPPPSGQAGGGALK, from the coding sequence ATGAGCCCCTCCTCTCCCGTCCCGACCCTCTCCCCCCAGGCCCGCCTGTCCGATTTCTTCCAGGGACTTGGACTGCTTGGGCGGGCCTTCAGCCTCATCCTCCGCTCCCGCCGGCTCTTCGCCCTGTCCGCCCTGTGCGCCGCCGTCACCGCCGTGGCCCTGGTGGGCCTGGCCTGGCTCCTGTGGAACCACGCCCCGCGCCTGATGGGCTCACTCTGGACCCTCCCCGACTCCTGGTACGGCCGAGGCGCCTGGTACACCCTCCTGGTCCTCACGTCGCTCGTGCTCTGGGTGGTAGGCGCCAACATCGTCCCCCCGCTCCTCCTGGCCCCCCTCCAGGACCCCATTTCCGAGGTCACCGAGTCCCTCTGCGGAGGCGACGAAGGCCCGCCCTTCAGCCTCGCGGGCTTCATGCGGGGCATCATCACGGGCGTGGCGCACACCCTGGCCCGGCTCTTCTTCCTCGTCGCCGGGTTGACGCTCCTCATGCCCCTGCACCTCATTCCGGGGGTGGGGAGCGTGCTGTGGACGGTGCTCGGCGGCCTGTGGACCATGACCTGGATGGCGGGCGAGTTCCTGGCCGCCCCCATGACGCGGCACCTCTACCCCTTCGCCGAGGTGCGCCGGATGCTGCGCGAGCGCCGCGCCCTCTGCCTCGGACTGGGAGCAGGCGTCTATGTCCTCTTGTGGCTGCCCGTCCTGAACACCTTCTTCCTCCCGGTGGCCATCGTCGCGGGCACCCTGCTCTACCGGGGCATGCGCCAGGCGGGCGTCCTTCCCCCTCCGCCCAGCGGCCAGGCAGGGGGCGGTGCCCTGAAATAA
- a CDS encoding outer membrane beta-barrel protein, which translates to MRRLMVGGVAAAALGLATPAAAAVEAQNVAKGLGVRQDPAFGFDFHLGMGSLTGSLGDDIGLGWLVGFNAVTMPWKYVGLEVGYELERLPIKARRVGDEGEALWRNNLGLLVKAGPLIQDKWRPYIGTGFGVSYFNPSDGADHIYDNDWTTEIPIVVGAEYRLGYFYAGIRGSYSFIGGEDIVDRPGTTENAHGGLLNATLTLGARF; encoded by the coding sequence ATGCGACGATTGATGGTGGGAGGAGTTGCCGCTGCGGCGTTGGGACTGGCCACTCCTGCCGCGGCCGCCGTGGAAGCGCAGAACGTCGCCAAGGGACTCGGCGTCAGGCAGGACCCGGCCTTCGGGTTCGACTTTCACCTGGGCATGGGCAGCCTGACGGGCTCGCTCGGGGATGACATCGGCCTGGGCTGGCTCGTGGGCTTCAACGCCGTGACGATGCCCTGGAAGTATGTGGGCCTCGAGGTCGGCTATGAGCTCGAACGTCTGCCCATCAAGGCCAGACGCGTGGGCGACGAGGGCGAAGCCCTGTGGCGCAACAACCTGGGCCTCCTCGTGAAGGCCGGGCCCCTCATCCAGGACAAGTGGCGGCCCTATATCGGCACGGGCTTCGGCGTCAGCTACTTCAATCCGTCCGACGGCGCCGACCACATCTACGACAACGACTGGACCACCGAAATCCCCATCGTCGTCGGAGCCGAGTATCGCCTCGGCTACTTCTACGCGGGCATCCGAGGCTCCTACAGCTTCATCGGTGGCGAGGACATCGTCGACCGTCCCGGCACGACGGAGAACGCCCACGGCGGCCTCCTCAACGCCACGCTCACGCTGGGCGCGCGCTTCTAG
- a CDS encoding glycerophosphodiester phosphodiesterase has translation MLLLAHRGASADAPENTLEAFAEAAHQGADGVELDAMVCGSGEVVVCHDERLERLAGLPWEVRATPWWKLRQADVGTPLGFAPARIPLLEEVLDALPPQFIVNIELKCERFDDDGLAQKVADLVRRRGMSERVVISSFNPMCLFRLLAVAPELRRGYLIDPDRRWSVQAYAVSPLVSSHSVHPFHGDCTPERIAAWRAAGLRVATWTVDDASRARELERMGVSYLITNRPGAMRDSLRAVA, from the coding sequence ATGCTCCTGCTCGCCCACCGAGGTGCCTCCGCCGACGCCCCCGAGAACACCCTGGAAGCCTTCGCCGAGGCCGCCCATCAGGGCGCTGACGGTGTGGAGCTGGACGCCATGGTGTGCGGCTCGGGCGAGGTGGTGGTCTGCCACGATGAGCGGCTGGAGCGGCTCGCGGGCCTGCCCTGGGAGGTGCGCGCCACGCCGTGGTGGAAGCTGCGCCAGGCCGACGTGGGCACGCCGCTCGGCTTCGCCCCGGCGCGAATCCCCCTGCTCGAGGAGGTGCTGGATGCCCTCCCGCCGCAGTTCATCGTCAACATCGAGCTCAAGTGCGAGCGCTTCGACGACGACGGCCTCGCCCAGAAGGTCGCGGACCTGGTGCGCCGGCGGGGGATGTCCGAGCGCGTCGTCATCTCCAGCTTCAACCCGATGTGTCTCTTCCGGCTGCTCGCCGTCGCACCCGAGCTGCGCCGGGGCTATCTCATCGACCCGGACCGCCGCTGGAGTGTCCAGGCGTACGCGGTGAGCCCGCTCGTCTCGTCACACTCGGTGCATCCCTTCCATGGGGACTGCACGCCGGAGCGAATCGCCGCCTGGCGCGCCGCGGGGCTGCGAGTGGCCACCTGGACGGTGGATGACGCCTCGCGAGCCCGGGAGCTCGAGCGGATGGGCGTCAGCTACCTCATCACCAACCGGCCCGGCGCGATGCGAGACTCCCTGCGCGCCGTGGCCTGA
- a CDS encoding twin-arginine translocase TatA/TatE family subunit produces the protein MLGLGLGEIIVLGFILLVVFSAARMGQLGNAVGKFVYSFRKASKGEDLVDAKSLPHPRRGSTDAEYSEPESPRRR, from the coding sequence ATGCTGGGCCTTGGCCTCGGAGAAATCATCGTCCTCGGCTTCATCCTGCTGGTGGTCTTCTCGGCCGCCCGGATGGGTCAGCTCGGCAATGCGGTGGGCAAGTTCGTCTACTCGTTCCGCAAGGCCTCCAAGGGCGAGGACCTGGTCGACGCCAAGTCGCTGCCGCACCCGCGCCGGGGCTCCACCGACGCCGAGTACAGCGAGCCCGAGTCGCCGCGCCGCCGCTAG
- a CDS encoding Hsp70 family protein, translated as MQAPASAPAPSRPSAEPTEPASPPADTDSARNRRRAILDVSVASPSPTIPEVVLGIDLGTSHARVAVFHGGTAQLIPLPGTDETELPALVAVDGQDELLVGAAAQVEALRAPRRAAPGLMRLLGLRARSPRLRNLAPQLPFPVAADPSGDAAVELGGRLVAPTLFTALLLRELKHAATTFVGRKATRAVICAPTHFTDRQRAALRDAATMAGLDAQRILTAPAAAALAHGHGRGMARKRVLVVDLGGGGLGVCVVQVTGDDLEVITTGGDPMVGGLDFDARIAEALASDLAEQGIPRPTHILDWGPLRTAAESAKVALSERQHADISLSSSTTVPPLSRERLEALTADLAQRVTSVVREVLDSNALSPQGLDAVLLVGGQGRTPLVRRRLEESLGVPVRDDVDARGAAALGAALLGHGLLLAESGKPAASVSEVLTAPIGVAERGGTLRRVLERTTRLPAGKTLVLPAAPGPLELALFQGASPLAAENEYLGRLSLNVERAGEVELHFALSADGTLSLEATLPGVRRQPVSLSLEDLDDAAREALVARSPLQGEPEARPSGLLSGLKKLFGRR; from the coding sequence GTGCAGGCACCCGCATCCGCCCCCGCGCCCTCGCGTCCCTCCGCCGAGCCCACCGAGCCCGCGAGCCCGCCGGCCGACACGGACTCCGCACGGAACCGTCGCCGCGCCATCCTCGACGTCTCCGTCGCCTCACCCTCCCCCACCATTCCCGAAGTGGTGCTGGGCATCGACCTGGGCACTTCTCACGCCCGCGTTGCCGTCTTCCACGGAGGCACGGCCCAGCTCATCCCGCTCCCCGGTACGGACGAGACTGAACTGCCCGCCCTCGTCGCGGTCGACGGTCAGGACGAGCTGCTCGTCGGCGCTGCCGCCCAGGTCGAAGCCCTGCGCGCCCCTCGCCGCGCGGCCCCGGGCCTCATGCGGCTGCTCGGCCTCCGCGCACGCTCCCCTCGCCTGCGCAACCTCGCCCCTCAGCTCCCCTTCCCCGTCGCCGCCGACCCGAGCGGCGATGCCGCCGTGGAGCTCGGTGGCCGGCTCGTCGCCCCCACCCTCTTCACCGCCCTCCTCCTGCGCGAGCTGAAGCACGCCGCCACCACGTTCGTCGGCCGCAAGGCCACCCGCGCCGTCATCTGCGCCCCCACCCACTTCACCGACCGGCAACGCGCCGCCCTGCGCGACGCGGCCACCATGGCCGGACTCGATGCCCAGCGCATCCTCACCGCCCCCGCGGCCGCCGCCCTCGCCCATGGCCACGGCCGCGGCATGGCTCGCAAGCGCGTCCTCGTCGTGGACCTCGGAGGCGGTGGGCTCGGCGTGTGCGTGGTGCAAGTGACAGGTGACGACCTCGAGGTCATCACCACCGGCGGAGACCCAATGGTCGGTGGCCTCGACTTCGACGCCCGCATCGCCGAGGCCCTCGCCAGCGACCTCGCGGAACAAGGCATCCCCCGCCCCACCCACATCCTCGATTGGGGCCCGCTGCGCACCGCCGCCGAGTCCGCCAAGGTGGCCCTCTCCGAGCGACAGCACGCCGACATCTCCCTGTCCTCGAGCACCACCGTGCCCCCCTTGAGCCGCGAGCGGCTGGAAGCCCTCACCGCGGACCTCGCCCAACGCGTGACGTCCGTCGTGCGCGAGGTCCTCGACTCCAATGCGCTCTCCCCGCAGGGCCTCGACGCCGTGCTCCTCGTGGGCGGCCAGGGACGAACCCCGCTCGTCCGCCGCCGCCTGGAAGAGAGCCTCGGAGTCCCCGTCCGCGACGACGTCGACGCCCGAGGCGCCGCGGCGCTCGGCGCGGCCCTGCTCGGCCACGGCCTCCTCCTGGCCGAGAGCGGCAAGCCCGCCGCCTCCGTCTCCGAAGTCCTCACCGCCCCCATCGGCGTCGCCGAGCGCGGAGGCACCCTGCGCCGAGTCCTCGAGCGCACCACCCGCCTGCCCGCGGGAAAGACCCTCGTCCTCCCCGCTGCCCCTGGCCCGCTGGAGCTCGCCCTCTTCCAAGGGGCCTCCCCGCTCGCCGCGGAGAACGAATACCTGGGACGGCTCTCGCTCAACGTGGAGCGCGCGGGCGAGGTCGAGCTGCACTTCGCGCTCTCCGCCGACGGCACCCTGTCCCTGGAAGCCACCCTGCCCGGCGTCCGACGCCAGCCTGTCTCCCTCTCCCTCGAGGACCTGGACGACGCGGCACGCGAGGCACTCGTCGCCCGCTCGCCGCTCCAAGGCGAACCCGAGGCGCGCCCCAGTGGGCTGCTGTCCGGATTGAAGAAGCTCTTCGGCCGCCGCTGA
- a CDS encoding polyhydroxyalkanoate synthesis regulator DNA-binding domain-containing protein, translating into MSEAEQAGAPSKEPKIIKRYTNRKLYDTVESRYVTLDEIAAMIKEGTEVRIVDNRTKEDLTSVTLAQIIFEEEKKKNQMPLSVLREIIRHPGESISGFIQKEVTPRVASIREEAESRLDKLLRREDAAKPATPESAEEPPQQQATDAANAGGLSPADLLKASQRAFEDWQRKIDERVKHVVENLTGNLPALGRDMQSLNQRLEELEKKLEQMEQQKKE; encoded by the coding sequence ATGAGCGAGGCCGAGCAAGCAGGCGCTCCGAGCAAGGAGCCGAAGATCATCAAGCGGTACACGAACCGGAAGCTCTACGACACTGTCGAGAGCCGGTACGTCACCCTCGATGAAATCGCCGCGATGATCAAGGAGGGAACCGAGGTGCGGATTGTCGACAACCGCACGAAAGAGGACCTGACCTCCGTCACCCTCGCGCAAATCATCTTCGAGGAGGAGAAGAAGAAGAACCAGATGCCGCTGTCCGTGCTGCGGGAAATCATCCGCCACCCCGGCGAGTCCATCTCGGGCTTCATCCAGAAGGAAGTCACGCCGCGCGTCGCCTCCATCCGCGAGGAGGCCGAATCCCGGCTCGACAAGCTCCTGCGCCGCGAGGACGCCGCCAAGCCCGCAACCCCCGAGTCCGCCGAGGAGCCTCCCCAGCAGCAGGCCACCGACGCCGCCAACGCGGGAGGCCTGTCCCCCGCCGACCTGCTCAAGGCCAGCCAGCGCGCATTCGAGGACTGGCAGCGCAAGATTGACGAGCGCGTGAAGCATGTCGTCGAGAACCTCACCGGCAACCTCCCCGCACTGGGCCGCGACATGCAGTCGCTCAACCAGCGGCTGGAGGAGCTGGAGAAGAAGCTCGAGCAGATGGAGCAGCAGAAGAAGGAGTAG
- a CDS encoding glutamate--cysteine ligase, producing the protein MSLDLKRAASEPITSVDMLVTGFRSAEKPHGALRLGLEHEKLLFPVGGDSPVPYEGTSGVGALLGRLAPDGYVPFRETPESPIIALQQAQGAATISLEPGGQFELSGSPFVTAREAHAENLAHLAQVKAAAGELGLRLVTLGYRLTGTTGSMPWMPKTRYLVMRRTLPERGRLALNMMLMTATGQVSLDWTDEADCVRKTVVVARLAPIMNALYANSPLVEGKPSGYMSFRNRVWDEVDPTRCGYLPAFFDGSFSYRAYVEWAMDAPLLFLRRQGQYLHPKLTFRQLLKDGFEGQPADLDDWTDHLSTLFPEVRLKKVLEVRGADCGTAGMTGALAALWRGILYDTTALDEAERLLPKLTYTEHLAFHDTARREGLEGRLGSQELYRLAEEMVGIARRGLQRLDAADAPLLDPLAEVAASKRSPAAVLLEAWAKDPRPETVLRLATV; encoded by the coding sequence ATGTCCCTCGACCTCAAGCGAGCTGCTTCCGAACCCATCACCTCCGTCGACATGCTGGTGACGGGTTTCCGGTCCGCCGAGAAGCCTCATGGCGCACTGCGCCTGGGCCTGGAGCACGAAAAGCTCCTGTTTCCGGTCGGTGGCGACTCGCCCGTTCCCTATGAGGGCACGTCGGGGGTGGGGGCGCTCCTGGGCCGGCTGGCTCCGGATGGCTACGTCCCGTTCCGCGAGACGCCCGAGTCCCCCATCATCGCCCTCCAGCAGGCGCAGGGCGCGGCGACCATCTCCCTGGAGCCGGGTGGACAGTTCGAACTGTCGGGCAGCCCCTTCGTCACGGCCCGCGAGGCCCATGCCGAGAACCTGGCGCACCTGGCGCAGGTGAAGGCGGCCGCGGGGGAGCTGGGCTTGAGGCTGGTGACGTTGGGGTACCGCCTCACGGGGACGACAGGGTCGATGCCGTGGATGCCCAAGACGCGCTACCTGGTGATGCGGCGCACCCTGCCGGAGCGCGGCCGGCTGGCGCTCAACATGATGTTGATGACGGCCACCGGGCAGGTGTCGCTCGACTGGACGGATGAGGCGGACTGCGTCAGGAAGACGGTGGTGGTGGCGCGGCTGGCGCCCATCATGAACGCGCTGTACGCCAACAGCCCGTTGGTGGAGGGCAAGCCCTCCGGCTACATGTCCTTCCGCAACCGCGTTTGGGACGAGGTCGACCCGACGCGCTGTGGGTACCTGCCCGCGTTCTTCGATGGCTCGTTCTCGTACCGCGCCTATGTCGAGTGGGCGATGGATGCGCCGCTGCTCTTCCTGCGTCGTCAGGGGCAGTACCTGCACCCGAAGCTCACGTTCCGGCAGTTGCTGAAGGACGGGTTCGAGGGACAGCCGGCGGATCTGGACGACTGGACGGACCACCTGTCCACGCTCTTCCCCGAGGTGCGGCTGAAGAAGGTCCTCGAGGTGCGTGGGGCGGACTGCGGCACCGCGGGGATGACGGGCGCGCTGGCGGCGCTGTGGCGCGGCATCCTCTACGACACCACCGCGCTGGACGAGGCGGAGCGGCTCCTGCCGAAGCTCACGTACACCGAGCACCTGGCCTTCCACGACACCGCGCGCCGCGAGGGGCTCGAAGGCCGGCTGGGCTCCCAGGAGCTGTACCGGTTGGCGGAGGAGATGGTGGGAATTGCGCGGCGGGGCCTGCAGCGGCTGGATGCCGCGGACGCGCCGCTGTTGGACCCGTTGGCGGAAGTCGCTGCGTCGAAGCGCTCTCCGGCGGCGGTGTTGCTCGAGGCGTGGGCGAAGGACCCACGCCCCGAGACGGTGCTGCGTCTGGCGACGGTGTGA